One Chitinophagaceae bacterium C216 genomic window carries:
- the def1 gene encoding Peptide deformylase 1, whose amino-acid sequence MTRAILAYGHSILQQPCEDIDRHYPDLDKLIPDMWDTMERANGCGLAAPQIGLPIRLFIVDSKTTFEYLDEEERKHYYSAEDEGIRETFINARITERSTEEWIDEEGCLSIPGVLQPVQRPWSVTVSYYNAEFELHTKTFSGLTARMIQHEYDHTEGVLFLDYLNPLKRKLLEGKLKKVQKGQIYSRYPMRFVR is encoded by the coding sequence ATGACTCGGGCTATTTTAGCTTATGGACACAGTATTTTACAACAGCCTTGTGAGGATATTGATCGCCATTATCCCGATTTAGACAAGCTGATACCTGATATGTGGGATACGATGGAACGTGCCAATGGTTGTGGATTGGCTGCTCCTCAGATTGGGCTTCCTATCAGGCTTTTTATTGTGGATAGTAAAACCACCTTTGAATATCTGGACGAGGAAGAAAGAAAGCACTACTATTCAGCGGAGGATGAGGGTATTAGGGAAACCTTTATCAACGCCCGAATCACCGAGCGTTCTACGGAAGAATGGATAGACGAAGAAGGTTGTCTGAGTATTCCCGGTGTGTTACAACCGGTACAACGACCATGGTCTGTGACTGTATCCTATTACAACGCGGAATTTGAATTGCATACAAAAACTTTCAGTGGACTTACCGCGCGTATGATTCAGCACGAGTATGATCATACCGAAGGCGTCTTGTTTTTAGATTATTTGAACCCTTTAAAACGAAAACTGCTGGAGGGGAAACTTAAAAAGGTTCAGAAAGGACAGATATATTCCCGTTATCCTATGCGTTTTGTACGATAG
- the atsA_3 gene encoding Arylsulfatase: MKRYYILLALFIGAVYYAQAKEPPRKDKRPNIILIMADDMGYSDLGCYGGEIQTPNVDNIARSGIRFTQFYNISRCCPTRASLLTGLYNHDAGIGQMTGKRDDKAYKGHIGKDAVTIAEVLKTAGYRTAMSGKWHVSNTITRPTPEEQLKWLSHQVQYPLFSPIDQYPTSRGFEKFYGTIWGVIDFFDPFSLVEGTTPITSVPEGYYHTDAINDKAVEYIKEFAQGEQPFFLYVAHNAPHWPLHALPEDIEKYKDTYTKGWDAIREQRYQRMIKMGIIDPQVTKLSPRHPGEMRWEDNPHKEWDARAMAVHAAMIDRMDQGIGRIIQALKETGHYENTILIFLSDNGASPELCERYGPGFDRPGSTRAGKPIAYNTDKSVLPGPQTTFFSIGPDWANVANTPYRMWKAQSAEGGIRTPMIISWPAVIKNKGAINHQLVGHVMDFMPTLIEVAEAQYPEEYNGHKIQPLAGKSFAAVLKGGSQSGHQTLFNEHEGARYVRHKGWKLVLLKGQKEWSLYDIINDPAEINDLAAQHPDKVKELEAMWNKWAREHHVLPKPNNK, encoded by the coding sequence ATGAAGAGATATTATATATTACTTGCTTTGTTTATCGGAGCCGTCTATTATGCGCAGGCTAAAGAACCTCCTCGTAAAGATAAACGTCCCAATATCATATTGATTATGGCAGATGATATGGGATATTCCGACCTAGGTTGTTATGGAGGAGAGATTCAAACACCTAATGTGGATAACATTGCTCGAAGTGGCATCCGCTTCACACAATTTTATAATATATCGCGTTGTTGTCCCACCCGAGCCTCTTTGCTTACTGGTTTGTATAACCATGATGCGGGTATCGGTCAGATGACCGGAAAGCGCGATGATAAGGCTTATAAAGGACATATTGGTAAAGATGCTGTTACGATTGCGGAAGTACTTAAGACAGCAGGTTATAGAACGGCCATGAGCGGCAAATGGCATGTTTCGAATACGATTACGCGACCTACCCCCGAAGAGCAGCTGAAATGGTTGAGCCATCAGGTGCAGTATCCGCTGTTCTCACCTATTGATCAATATCCCACCAGTAGAGGTTTTGAGAAGTTTTACGGAACCATCTGGGGCGTCATTGATTTCTTTGATCCTTTTAGTCTGGTAGAAGGTACAACACCTATTACTTCTGTGCCGGAAGGCTATTATCATACCGATGCGATAAATGATAAGGCCGTGGAGTATATTAAAGAGTTTGCTCAGGGAGAGCAACCGTTCTTTTTATATGTAGCTCATAATGCACCTCATTGGCCCTTACACGCTTTACCGGAGGATATCGAAAAATATAAGGATACGTATACCAAAGGGTGGGATGCTATTAGAGAACAGCGTTATCAACGTATGATAAAGATGGGAATTATTGATCCCCAAGTTACTAAATTGTCACCCCGTCATCCCGGAGAAATGCGGTGGGAAGATAATCCGCATAAAGAATGGGATGCTCGCGCAATGGCTGTACATGCGGCAATGATTGACCGCATGGATCAGGGGATAGGACGTATCATTCAGGCATTGAAAGAAACCGGACATTATGAAAACACTATTCTTATTTTTTTAAGTGATAATGGTGCAAGTCCTGAATTGTGTGAGCGTTACGGTCCGGGTTTTGATCGTCCCGGCTCCACAAGAGCGGGTAAGCCTATAGCTTACAATACAGATAAATCGGTATTGCCAGGTCCGCAAACAACTTTCTTTTCCATAGGGCCCGACTGGGCAAATGTAGCTAATACGCCTTATCGTATGTGGAAAGCGCAATCTGCCGAAGGGGGAATTCGTACGCCCATGATTATTTCATGGCCGGCTGTAATTAAAAACAAAGGGGCAATCAATCATCAGCTGGTTGGTCATGTAATGGATTTTATGCCTACTTTGATAGAAGTAGCGGAGGCACAATATCCGGAGGAGTATAACGGTCATAAAATACAACCGCTTGCAGGTAAAAGTTTTGCGGCTGTGTTGAAAGGTGGATCACAATCCGGGCATCAAACGTTATTCAACGAACATGAAGGAGCTCGTTATGTGAGACATAAAGGCTGGAAATTGGTACTGCTCAAGGGACAAAAGGAGTGGAGTTTGTATGATATTATTAATGATCCTGCGGAAATTAATGATTTGGCAGCACAACATCCTGATAAAGTAAAGGAACTCGAAGCCATGTGGAATAAGTGGGCGCGGGAACATCATGTGCTTCCTAAACCTAATAATAAATAA
- a CDS encoding Ulvan-active sulfatase, producing the protein MKSNCYVRCLLALLMLCLGNVLSAQQPKSPPNILFIMADDLSAIDIEPYGSRQVRTPNLMRLAQEGMCLDNMYNIVPMCSPTRQTLLTGLGPVRNGAYPNHSQIYDGIKTLPVYMKELGYRVALIGKKHFNPLSAYPFDFLGGRDHDNGKGIDVDLSKAEAYIQQSGEQPFFLMFTSNQPHGPWTRGDVSLYDESKIEVPPHMVDTEATRKQMVSYFAEITYLDSLVGYCLDMIERNGKKDNTIVIFTSEQGNSFPFAKWTLYDQGLRSAFIVRWPGVVPAGSRNDALMQYTDVLPTLIDMAGGNPATVHTGSTDALGNTGFDGQSFKEVLTGSRKTFRDYVYGVQTTRGIIDGSDAYACRSIRSNQYLYIWNLHHQGRFLNVVTKSALFKSWVKKDSVRAMQYVERPEEELYDLEKDPWQLHNLAKSAKYKTVKKELRANLEAFMQQQGDKGGETEMQALTRQPH; encoded by the coding sequence ATGAAATCTAATTGTTATGTACGCTGCCTACTGGCTTTGTTAATGCTATGCCTGGGAAATGTACTTAGTGCCCAGCAGCCTAAATCTCCGCCCAATATTTTATTTATAATGGCTGATGATTTGTCTGCTATCGATATAGAACCCTACGGGAGTCGACAGGTACGTACGCCCAACCTTATGAGACTGGCTCAAGAAGGGATGTGCTTGGATAATATGTACAATATAGTTCCTATGTGTTCTCCTACACGTCAGACGTTACTTACGGGACTGGGGCCAGTGCGCAATGGAGCTTATCCTAATCACAGTCAGATATACGATGGCATCAAAACATTACCGGTTTATATGAAGGAGTTGGGATATCGAGTAGCCCTCATAGGAAAAAAGCATTTTAATCCGCTGAGTGCTTATCCTTTCGACTTTTTAGGTGGTCGTGATCATGATAACGGTAAGGGTATTGACGTAGACTTGAGCAAGGCAGAAGCATATATTCAACAATCAGGAGAGCAGCCGTTTTTTTTAATGTTTACCAGCAATCAGCCGCATGGGCCTTGGACTAGAGGTGATGTGTCTCTGTACGATGAATCGAAGATAGAAGTGCCACCCCATATGGTAGATACCGAAGCCACACGAAAACAGATGGTAAGTTATTTTGCAGAAATCACTTATTTGGATAGTCTGGTAGGGTATTGCTTGGATATGATTGAACGTAACGGCAAAAAGGATAATACCATTGTGATTTTTACATCCGAGCAGGGTAATTCTTTTCCTTTTGCTAAATGGACTTTATACGATCAAGGGCTAAGGTCGGCCTTTATTGTAAGATGGCCTGGAGTGGTACCGGCGGGATCTCGCAACGACGCTTTGATGCAGTATACCGATGTACTTCCTACGCTCATCGATATGGCTGGTGGGAATCCGGCTACTGTGCATACCGGATCTACTGATGCTTTGGGTAATACAGGGTTCGACGGTCAAAGTTTTAAAGAAGTGCTTACCGGCAGTCGCAAGACTTTTAGAGATTATGTATATGGTGTACAAACTACAAGAGGTATCATTGATGGAAGTGATGCATATGCTTGCCGTTCTATCAGAAGCAATCAGTATTTGTACATATGGAATTTACATCATCAAGGTCGTTTTTTAAATGTTGTGACAAAGTCGGCATTATTTAAAAGCTGGGTTAAAAAGGATTCCGTGAGAGCTATGCAGTATGTTGAAAGACCTGAGGAAGAGTTATATGATTTAGAAAAAGATCCCTGGCAATTGCATAATCTGGCTAAAAGTGCAAAGTATAAAACAGTGAAAAAAGAATTGAGAGCAAATCTAGAAGCATTTATGCAGCAGCAAGGGGACAAAGGTGGGGAAACCGAGATGCAAGCTTTAACTAGACAACCGCACTAA
- the ruvB_2 gene encoding Holliday junction ATP-dependent DNA helicase RuvB, translating to MEKFIVSARKYRPQNFDSVVGQQHITTTLKNAIKQNQLAHAFLFCGPRGVGKTTCARILAKTINCESPTPDGEACNECSSCVSFNQGSSLNIHELDAASNNSVDDIRTLVEQVRFAPQAGKYKVYIIDEVHMLSSSAFNAFLKTLEEPPSYAIFILATTEKHKILPTILSRCQIFDFKRITTNDTVEHLQSICEKEGVKTDTASLQLIAQKSEGCMRDALSIMDKIVSFSHGELTYASTLEHLNILDEDYYFKLMDYMLQQDLSSTMLLLDDINRKGFEGDLILNGMAAFIRNLLVSKDEKVVSLLDTVESFKERYITTAKQIPASLLISALNILTEAEINYRASKNKKLHVELTFIKLCYLQQALQFSLDDSGVSKKKIAEHTGAIPYRQIQPMAIKPVQSKKTPNPTGDTPSETAGARLTIAEEPKAKTAPKTATSVAADKPSSEIMAAHTATQQTNAPKAGLKFSSIEKLRKQFYQTQDTREDKPLEEAALQEAWKKFIQQLKEKRNPAAQSFELAEIKIADANSFYVYTSNPLENRFVEVTKSEAAEFLKKALQNSQLQIFNAIDPTRQPKVEDLPRVLSATEQYQKLVAKYPLVQQLKEKLKLELDR from the coding sequence ATGGAGAAATTTATAGTTTCAGCAAGGAAATACAGACCTCAGAATTTCGATTCGGTAGTAGGACAGCAGCACATTACTACCACCCTCAAGAATGCTATAAAGCAAAATCAGTTAGCGCATGCTTTTCTGTTTTGCGGGCCTCGAGGTGTGGGTAAAACTACCTGTGCACGTATATTGGCCAAAACCATTAATTGTGAGTCTCCTACTCCAGACGGAGAAGCTTGTAATGAGTGCAGCTCCTGCGTCTCGTTCAATCAGGGATCTTCCTTAAATATCCATGAGCTGGATGCCGCCAGTAACAACTCGGTAGATGATATCCGCACACTGGTAGAGCAAGTGCGCTTTGCACCTCAAGCAGGAAAGTATAAAGTATATATCATAGACGAGGTGCACATGTTAAGTTCCTCGGCCTTCAATGCTTTTCTGAAAACTTTAGAGGAGCCCCCCTCCTACGCCATATTTATATTGGCCACCACTGAAAAACATAAAATTCTTCCTACCATATTAAGCCGCTGTCAGATATTCGACTTCAAGCGAATTACTACTAATGACACGGTAGAACATCTTCAAAGTATTTGTGAAAAAGAAGGTGTAAAGACTGATACAGCGTCGCTACAGTTAATAGCCCAGAAAAGCGAGGGGTGTATGCGGGATGCGCTGAGTATTATGGACAAAATTGTGAGTTTTAGTCATGGCGAACTCACCTATGCCAGCACCTTGGAGCATCTGAATATCTTAGATGAAGACTACTACTTCAAACTTATGGACTATATGCTGCAGCAAGACCTCAGCAGCACCATGCTTTTATTGGATGACATTAATCGCAAAGGTTTTGAAGGCGACTTGATCCTAAATGGTATGGCTGCCTTTATCCGCAACCTGCTTGTTAGCAAGGATGAAAAAGTAGTGTCTTTATTGGATACAGTAGAAAGCTTTAAAGAACGATATATTACTACTGCTAAGCAAATTCCGGCTTCACTGCTTATTAGTGCGCTCAATATCCTCACAGAGGCTGAAATCAATTATCGGGCTTCGAAAAACAAAAAACTGCATGTAGAACTCACCTTTATTAAATTATGTTATCTGCAGCAGGCATTGCAATTTTCGCTGGACGACAGCGGAGTGAGTAAAAAAAAAATAGCTGAGCATACCGGTGCCATCCCCTACAGACAGATACAGCCGATGGCTATAAAGCCGGTGCAATCTAAAAAGACTCCTAATCCTACTGGTGATACTCCATCCGAGACTGCCGGAGCCCGACTCACCATTGCAGAAGAACCTAAGGCAAAAACTGCTCCTAAAACTGCAACATCGGTGGCCGCAGATAAGCCTTCTTCCGAAATTATGGCGGCCCATACTGCGACTCAACAAACAAACGCACCGAAAGCTGGTCTTAAATTCAGTAGTATTGAAAAACTCAGAAAACAGTTTTATCAAACACAGGATACCCGAGAAGATAAACCACTGGAAGAAGCTGCCTTGCAGGAAGCTTGGAAAAAATTCATTCAACAATTAAAAGAAAAGCGCAATCCGGCTGCACAAAGTTTTGAATTAGCTGAAATCAAAATTGCCGATGCTAACTCCTTCTACGTTTATACTTCCAATCCACTGGAAAATCGTTTTGTAGAAGTAACCAAGAGCGAAGCTGCGGAATTTCTTAAAAAAGCATTACAAAACTCGCAACTACAGATTTTTAATGCTATTGACCCTACACGTCAGCCCAAGGTGGAAGATTTGCCCCGAGTTTTATCCGCTACAGAACAATATCAAAAACTAGTTGCCAAATACCCTCTGGTGCAGCAGCTTAAAGAGAAATTAAAACTGGAGCTGGATAGATAA
- the pdhC gene encoding Dihydrolipoyllysine-residue acetyltransferase component of pyruvate dehydrogenase complex — MAEKILMPRLSDTMTEGVIAAWHKKVGDSVKKGDLLAEIETDKATMELESYKDGTILYLGAEKGGKLQVDDLLVIVGEPGEDISALINGKSGDKPAPKEDKKEEAPAAPKEQAQAAPKATSIDVSKMEEVVLMPRLSDTMTEGVIASWAKNVGDDVKKGDLLAEIETDKATMELESYKSGKLLYQGAKAGEKIQVNDLLCIIGEEGKVNVDEIVAAVKGGGATAAPKEEAKAQPQETSTPAASSAPAEASTDGRIKASPLARKLAAERGIDLSKVQGSGDNGRIVKADIDNYVATAAAAPATQSAGTPAAQVAFEDKPVSQMRKVIAKRLSESKFSAPHFYITMSIDMDAAVASRAKLNETSPVKISFNDLVIKACAIALKQHPVINSSWLGDTIRVNKHVNIGVAVAVDEGLLVPVVRNADTKSLSQIAAEVKEYAKKAKDKKLQPSDWEGNTFTISNLGMFGVDEFTAIINPPDACILAVGGISQVPVVKNGTIVPGNVMKVTLSCDHRVVDGASGAAFLQTLKSLLEEPLRMLV, encoded by the coding sequence ATGGCTGAAAAAATATTAATGCCCCGTTTGAGTGACACAATGACTGAGGGGGTTATTGCTGCATGGCATAAGAAAGTGGGAGATAGTGTTAAAAAAGGCGACTTGTTGGCTGAAATAGAAACGGATAAAGCCACCATGGAGCTCGAAAGTTATAAGGACGGAACCATCCTCTATCTGGGAGCTGAAAAAGGCGGGAAATTACAGGTAGATGACTTATTGGTAATTGTGGGAGAACCTGGAGAAGATATTTCGGCGCTAATTAATGGCAAAAGCGGTGATAAACCTGCACCGAAAGAAGATAAAAAAGAAGAGGCTCCGGCCGCTCCTAAAGAACAAGCTCAAGCTGCGCCCAAAGCTACTTCCATTGATGTTTCAAAGATGGAAGAAGTGGTGCTGATGCCTCGTCTGAGCGACACGATGACTGAAGGCGTCATTGCCAGCTGGGCGAAAAATGTAGGCGACGATGTGAAAAAAGGTGATTTGCTCGCTGAAATTGAAACAGACAAGGCTACTATGGAGCTGGAAAGCTACAAAAGTGGTAAACTGTTATATCAGGGAGCTAAAGCCGGCGAAAAAATTCAGGTAAACGATTTGCTTTGTATAATAGGGGAAGAAGGTAAGGTAAATGTAGATGAAATAGTTGCAGCCGTAAAAGGAGGTGGCGCCACTGCTGCGCCTAAAGAAGAGGCTAAAGCTCAACCGCAGGAAACCAGCACTCCGGCAGCTTCATCAGCACCTGCTGAAGCATCAACTGATGGCCGCATTAAAGCCTCTCCTTTGGCGAGAAAGCTGGCCGCAGAAAGAGGTATAGACCTAAGTAAAGTTCAAGGTTCTGGAGATAACGGAAGAATCGTTAAAGCTGATATTGATAATTATGTAGCTACAGCAGCTGCAGCTCCAGCTACACAATCAGCAGGCACACCTGCAGCGCAGGTAGCTTTCGAAGACAAGCCGGTATCGCAAATGCGCAAAGTAATCGCAAAACGCTTGTCTGAAAGCAAATTCAGTGCACCGCACTTCTATATAACCATGAGTATTGACATGGATGCGGCAGTAGCAAGCCGCGCCAAACTCAATGAAACCAGTCCGGTTAAAATATCCTTCAATGATTTGGTAATCAAAGCGTGCGCTATAGCCCTGAAGCAACACCCGGTAATAAATAGTAGCTGGTTAGGTGATACCATCAGAGTAAATAAGCATGTAAATATAGGTGTAGCTGTGGCTGTTGATGAAGGTTTATTGGTACCAGTGGTACGCAATGCCGATACCAAATCCCTCTCCCAAATTGCCGCCGAAGTAAAAGAATATGCGAAAAAGGCCAAGGATAAAAAGCTCCAACCATCCGACTGGGAGGGCAACACCTTTACCATTTCTAACTTAGGAATGTTTGGTGTAGATGAGTTTACCGCCATAATCAATCCTCCGGATGCTTGTATTCTGGCTGTAGGAGGCATTTCTCAAGTACCGGTAGTGAAAAACGGAACCATTGTTCCGGGCAATGTAATGAAGGTAACACTGAGCTGTGACCACCGTGTAGTAGATGGGGCCAGCGGAGCTGCATTCCTGCAAACACTGAAGAGTCTACTGGAAGAGCCTTTGAGAATGCTCGTTTAA
- the yceI_2 gene encoding Protein YceI, producing the protein MLRNFVTIALLTLLSYAATAQNLTPSDADSKISFTIKNMGADVTGSLKGLKGTMKFDPKKLKSSFFDVTVDVNTINTNNTRRDNHLKQPDFFDAEKFPLIALKTTELLAKGNHQYTAKAALTMHGVSKNIQFDFTATPVEAGYQFIGDFIVNRKDYGIGGNSMTMGDDVKVHLDVIGKK; encoded by the coding sequence ATGCTGAGAAATTTCGTAACCATTGCACTTTTAACGCTATTATCGTATGCTGCTACGGCTCAAAACTTAACACCGTCCGATGCCGACAGTAAAATCTCATTTACTATCAAAAATATGGGTGCTGATGTAACAGGATCTTTGAAAGGATTAAAAGGCACTATGAAATTCGACCCCAAAAAATTAAAGTCAAGTTTTTTTGATGTTACTGTAGATGTAAATACTATCAATACCAATAATACCCGAAGAGACAATCACCTGAAACAACCTGATTTCTTTGATGCTGAAAAATTTCCCTTAATCGCGCTTAAAACTACGGAGCTATTGGCCAAAGGGAACCACCAATATACAGCCAAAGCTGCACTTACCATGCACGGAGTATCCAAAAACATTCAATTTGACTTCACTGCAACTCCTGTGGAGGCGGGCTATCAGTTTATAGGTGATTTTATAGTAAACCGCAAAGACTATGGCATTGGGGGTAATAGCATGACTATGGGTGATGATGTAAAAGTGCATCTTGATGTAATCGGGAAAAAATAA
- the comM gene encoding Competence protein ComM — MLVKINGSAVYGVDAIPITVEVNWMNSGKDPSIVGLPDNAVKESLQRVESTIKTNGYAMPRTKVVVNLAPADIKKSGTAFDLPIALGILAASEQISNTESLSQYVIMGELSLDGAIRPIKGALPIAIQARKQAFKGLIVPKVNAREAGMVNNLQVYGVQHIKEVINFFENGEKGLESIAINTRDEFFTSQYEFDIDFADVKGQENIKRALEIAAAGGHNAILIGPPGAGKTMLAKRLPTILPPLTLHEALETTKIHSVAGKLPENATLISRRPFRNPHHTISDVALVGGGTLPQPGEISLAHNGVLFLDELPEFKRTVLEVMRQPMEERKVTISRAKVAVDFPANFMLIASMNPCPCGFYNHPERKCTCPPGAVQKYLNKISGPLLDRIDLHVEVTPVPFSELSTFRKDESSAMIRERVINARAVQSERYKAFPSIYANAQMTSKMLREICAIDNVGQMLLKSAMEKLNLSARAYDRILKVSRTIADLEGSEKIKPEHLAEAIQFRSLDRENWAG; from the coding sequence ATGTTAGTGAAGATTAATGGAAGCGCTGTGTATGGCGTGGATGCTATTCCTATTACTGTAGAGGTAAACTGGATGAATAGTGGCAAGGATCCATCCATTGTCGGCCTACCGGACAATGCAGTGAAGGAAAGCCTGCAACGTGTGGAAAGCACCATCAAGACTAATGGCTATGCAATGCCTCGCACCAAGGTAGTGGTAAACCTAGCGCCTGCTGATATTAAAAAAAGCGGTACGGCATTTGACCTACCTATTGCCCTTGGTATCTTGGCAGCCTCAGAACAAATTTCCAACACCGAGAGCCTAAGCCAATACGTCATTATGGGTGAACTGAGCCTGGACGGCGCCATTCGCCCCATCAAAGGCGCATTGCCTATAGCGATACAGGCTCGCAAACAGGCGTTTAAGGGATTGATTGTACCCAAAGTGAATGCCCGTGAGGCAGGAATGGTCAATAATTTGCAGGTATATGGAGTACAGCATATCAAAGAAGTTATTAATTTCTTCGAAAACGGAGAAAAAGGACTTGAATCTATCGCCATCAATACACGCGATGAGTTTTTCACTTCGCAATACGAGTTTGATATTGATTTTGCAGATGTAAAAGGTCAGGAAAATATTAAACGTGCACTGGAAATAGCAGCTGCAGGAGGTCATAATGCGATCCTTATCGGACCTCCGGGAGCGGGGAAAACCATGCTCGCCAAACGTTTGCCTACCATCCTCCCTCCTTTGACCCTTCACGAAGCGTTGGAAACCACTAAAATTCATTCAGTAGCAGGTAAATTACCCGAAAACGCTACATTGATTTCCCGACGTCCATTCAGAAACCCCCATCATACGATATCGGATGTGGCTTTGGTGGGGGGCGGAACTTTGCCGCAACCGGGCGAAATTTCCTTAGCCCATAACGGGGTATTGTTTCTGGATGAGCTACCTGAGTTTAAACGCACCGTACTGGAAGTGATGCGCCAGCCCATGGAAGAACGGAAAGTAACCATATCTAGAGCAAAAGTAGCGGTGGACTTTCCTGCCAACTTTATGCTTATTGCGTCCATGAACCCCTGCCCTTGCGGCTTTTACAACCATCCCGAAAGAAAATGCACCTGCCCCCCGGGAGCAGTGCAGAAATACCTCAATAAAATATCAGGTCCTCTGTTGGACCGTATCGATTTGCACGTAGAAGTAACACCTGTTCCGTTTAGCGAACTTTCTACTTTTCGTAAGGATGAAAGCTCAGCAATGATTCGGGAACGCGTAATAAATGCTAGAGCCGTGCAATCCGAAAGGTATAAAGCTTTTCCTAGCATATATGCTAATGCACAGATGACCAGCAAAATGCTTCGAGAAATATGCGCAATCGATAACGTAGGACAAATGTTATTGAAGTCTGCAATGGAAAAACTCAACCTTTCGGCCCGTGCCTATGACCGCATCTTGAAAGTATCGCGCACCATAGCCGATCTAGAAGGTAGCGAAAAAATAAAACCGGAACATTTAGCCGAAGCGATTCAGTTCAGAAGTTTGGACAGAGAAAATTGGGCAGGATAA